The Tepidibacter aestuarii genome contains a region encoding:
- the leuS gene encoding leucine--tRNA ligase codes for MYDFKQIEPYWQKKWEDEKTFETVENDKPKYYVLEMFPYPSGKIHMGHVRNYSIGDVVARFMKMKGYNVLHPMGWDSFGLPAENAAIKHGIHPDKWTRENIQEMKEQLKLLGLSYDWDREVATCLPDYYKWTQDLFLKFYEKGLAYKKKSFVNWCPSCETVLANEQVVGGECERCDSAVIKKDLEQWYLKITDYAEVLLQDIDKLDGWPEKVKIMQKNWIGKSTGAEADFEIKGYDKKLKIFTTRPDTMYGVTYMVLAPEHEYVEELVKGTEYEAAVKEFKTKIQHMSEIERTSTDTEKEGVFIGRYCINPLNGQEIPIYIANYVMVDYGTGAIMAVPAHDDRDEEFAKKYELEIIPVIDEDSKMINSEEFNGMDSKEAFEKIVEKLEESKIGKKTINYRLRDWLISRQRYWGCPIPIVYCEDCGTVPVERENLPVELPTDVEFTGKGQSPLITSESFMNTTCPKCSKPARREMDTMDTFIDSSWYFLRYIDARNENEAFDKELVQKWMPVDQYIGGVEHAILHLLYSRFFVKVLKDLDMVDFDEPFKNLLTQGMVLKEGAKMSKSKGNVVSPLEIIEKYGADTARLFVLFAAPPERDLDWSEQGVEGCYRFINRVFRLVEELKDCVNAETNLENLSKEDKQARFVIHSTIKKVTDDISGKFGFNTAISALMELVNEMYKYKENENRKEGILKEGIEAIVTIISPFTPHVGEQLWSIIGKEGSASEISWPEYDETALVKDEIEVVVQINGKVRGKLNLSANVTREEMQEKALADEKIKELTEGKEIVKVIAVPKKLVNIVVK; via the coding sequence ATGTATGATTTTAAACAAATAGAACCATATTGGCAAAAAAAATGGGAAGATGAAAAAACTTTTGAAACTGTTGAAAATGATAAGCCTAAATATTATGTTTTAGAGATGTTCCCATATCCATCGGGAAAAATTCATATGGGACATGTTAGAAACTACTCAATAGGAGATGTTGTTGCTAGATTTATGAAAATGAAAGGATATAATGTACTTCATCCTATGGGATGGGATTCATTTGGATTACCAGCAGAAAATGCAGCTATAAAGCATGGAATTCATCCGGATAAATGGACAAGAGAAAATATACAAGAGATGAAAGAACAATTAAAACTTTTAGGTCTTAGCTATGATTGGGATAGAGAAGTGGCTACTTGTCTTCCTGATTACTATAAATGGACTCAAGATTTATTTTTAAAGTTCTATGAAAAAGGACTAGCATATAAGAAAAAATCATTCGTTAATTGGTGTCCATCTTGTGAAACGGTTTTAGCTAATGAGCAAGTAGTCGGAGGCGAATGTGAAAGATGTGATTCTGCTGTAATTAAGAAGGACTTAGAACAATGGTATTTAAAGATAACTGATTATGCAGAGGTTCTTTTACAAGATATAGACAAGCTAGATGGATGGCCTGAGAAAGTTAAGATAATGCAAAAAAACTGGATAGGAAAGAGTACTGGAGCAGAGGCTGATTTTGAAATAAAGGGATATGACAAAAAGTTAAAAATATTTACAACAAGACCAGATACTATGTATGGTGTTACTTATATGGTACTAGCTCCAGAACATGAATATGTTGAGGAACTTGTAAAAGGAACAGAATATGAGGCAGCTGTTAAAGAGTTTAAAACTAAAATTCAACATATGAGTGAGATAGAAAGAACTTCTACCGATACTGAAAAAGAAGGTGTGTTCATAGGAAGATACTGTATAAATCCATTAAATGGACAAGAGATTCCTATTTATATAGCTAACTATGTAATGGTAGATTACGGAACAGGAGCTATAATGGCAGTTCCAGCACATGATGATAGAGATGAAGAATTTGCTAAAAAATACGAACTAGAAATAATACCTGTTATAGATGAAGATTCAAAAATGATAAATTCAGAAGAATTCAATGGAATGGATTCTAAAGAAGCTTTTGAAAAAATAGTTGAAAAATTAGAAGAATCTAAAATAGGTAAAAAGACTATAAACTATAGATTAAGAGACTGGTTAATATCAAGACAAAGATATTGGGGTTGTCCTATTCCGATAGTTTATTGTGAAGATTGTGGAACTGTTCCTGTTGAAAGAGAGAATCTACCTGTTGAATTACCAACTGATGTTGAATTTACAGGAAAAGGACAATCTCCTTTAATAACTTCTGAAAGCTTTATGAATACAACGTGTCCTAAATGCTCAAAGCCAGCTAGAAGAGAAATGGATACTATGGATACATTCATAGATTCATCTTGGTATTTCTTAAGATATATAGATGCTAGAAATGAAAATGAAGCTTTCGATAAAGAGCTAGTACAAAAGTGGATGCCTGTTGACCAATATATAGGAGGAGTAGAACACGCTATACTTCACCTGCTTTACTCAAGATTCTTCGTTAAGGTTTTAAAGGATTTAGATATGGTAGATTTTGATGAGCCATTTAAGAACTTATTAACTCAAGGAATGGTATTAAAAGAAGGAGCTAAAATGTCAAAGTCTAAAGGTAATGTAGTTAGTCCTTTAGAGATAATTGAAAAATATGGAGCGGATACTGCTAGATTATTCGTATTATTTGCTGCACCTCCTGAGAGAGATTTAGATTGGTCTGAACAAGGTGTAGAAGGATGTTATAGATTTATAAATAGAGTATTTAGATTAGTAGAAGAGTTAAAGGATTGTGTAAATGCAGAGACTAATCTTGAAAATTTATCTAAAGAAGATAAACAAGCTAGATTTGTTATACATTCTACAATCAAAAAAGTTACTGATGACATATCTGGTAAATTTGGATTCAATACTGCAATATCTGCTCTTATGGAGCTTGTTAATGAGATGTACAAGTATAAAGAAAATGAAAATAGAAAAGAAGGTATACTAAAAGAAGGTATAGAAGCTATAGTAACTATAATCTCACCATTTACACCACACGTTGGAGAACAACTTTGGAGTATTATAGGAAAAGAAGGAAGTGCATCAGAAATATCATGGCCTGAGTATGATGAAACTGCTCTTGTTAAGGATGAGATAGAAGTTGTTGTTCAAATTAATGGTAAGGTTAGAGGTAAGTTAAACTTAAGTGCTAATGTTACAAGAGAAGAAATGCAAGAAAAGGCATTAGCAGATGAAAAAATAAAAGAACTTACTGAAGGCAAGGAAATAGTTAAAGTTATAGCTGTTCCTAAAAAATTAGTTAATATAGTTGTAAAATAA
- the rsfS gene encoding ribosome silencing factor, producing MIENIEKMVKVAYDAIDDKLGEDTIILNVGKISSVADYFIITSASSERQVKAIAHNVEDELKKNDVCVISKEGQDTSRWILLDYGDVVVHIFHDDERDVYSLERLWKDAPNVDIDNLV from the coding sequence ATGATAGAAAATATTGAAAAAATGGTAAAAGTAGCATACGATGCTATAGATGATAAATTAGGAGAAGATACGATTATTCTAAATGTTGGTAAAATATCTTCTGTTGCTGATTATTTTATAATAACTAGTGCATCATCAGAAAGACAAGTAAAGGCTATAGCTCATAATGTAGAAGATGAGCTTAAGAAGAATGACGTATGTGTTATATCAAAGGAAGGACAAGATACATCAAGATGGATACTTCTTGATTATGGAGATGTAGTAGTACATATATTCCATGATGATGAGAGGGATGTATATAGTTTAGAAAGATTATGGAAAGATGCACCAAACGTAGATATTGACAATTTAGTTTAA